One Anaeromusa acidaminophila DSM 3853 genomic window, AGCCAATTTGCGATTAAAAAAGCCTTCAATGCCAGTTTCCAAAAAACTCTCGAAACGTCGCATTAGTTTCACGTTTCTTCCTCCTTGGCGCTTTCATTGCGATTTCGATTACGCAACTGCCCGCAGGCCGCCTGAATATCTACACCCCGTTCCCGGCGCACCGTAACGGAAATCCCTCTAGCCTGCAACACTTTCGCAAAAGCCTCGACCCGCTGCGGCGACGGCCTGGCAATTCCTCTCTCCGCTACCGCATTGACCGGAATCAAATTCACATGGCATAAGCGTCCGCGCAGTAACGCCGCTAACTCTTCCGCCTGTAGCTGCGAATCATTCCATCCTTCCATTAGTGTATACTCATAGGTTACGCGGCGCCCTGTAGCTGCCGCGTATGCGTCAGCCGCCGTCAAGAGAGCCTGCAACGAATAGGTTCGATTCACAGGCATAATTCGCGAGCGCAGTTCATCATTGGGCGCATGCAAAGAAACCGAAAGCGTCAATGGCAGCCCTTCTTGGCGCAACCGTTCCATCGCCGGTACGATACCGCAGGTAGAAAGAGCCATATGACGATAGCCCAATCCCAGCACTTCCGGATCATGACACAACTGCACAAAACGCAATACTTCTTCATAATTGTGAAGGGGCTCTCCCGAACCCATAATGACAAAGCTATGCAGTCTCCCAGCTTGCATCCGATTCAACTCGCGCTGGGCAAAGAGAACCTGCGCCAGCATTTCCGCCGCTGTCAGATTGCGCTCCAACCCGTGCAGCGTAGAGGCGCAAAACACACAGCCCATGGCGCAGCCCGCCTGTGAAGAAACGCAAAGACTATAGCCGTAAGGATGGCGCATTAGTACTGTTTCCACACGAATGCCATCGGCAAAACCCAAAAGGTATTTAAATGTTTCTCCTGCCGCATCGGCTTGTTGCGCAACAAGCTCCGGCCAGCCAATTTGCGCTTGCTCCTGTAAAAACTCGCGCTCTTTTTGTGAGATATTAGTCATCTCTGCAAATGAAGCGGCGCCTTTATTATATATCCATTCCAGAATCTGCTTACCTCTGTACTTTTTCAAGCCTAGGGAAACGGCAGCCGCTTCCGCCTGCTGCCGGGACAACCCTAAAAATGAAATCATACCGCCACATCCTTTACCTTGCGCAGCCGGCAAAGAAAGAAACCGTCAGTACCGTCGATATGGGGCCAAAACTGCACCATCTTTTCTCCCTGTCGCGGCACAGGCAGTAACGCGCCTGCGTCTTCCAGCTCAAACTCCGGATGCTGCGCCAAAAACCATTCTATCATTTGGCGGTTTTCGGCCGGTTCCACCGTACAGGTGCTATAAACTAAAACGCCGCCAACCTTTAGGGCGGGAGCTGCGCCTTCAAGAATTTCCCGTTGTAATATCGTCAGTTCCTTAATTTGGCCAATCTCTTTGCGCCAACGAGCGTCCGCTCGACGACGCAGCACACCGAGTCCTGAACAAGGCGCATCCACTAACAGCCGATCCGCCTGAGCAGGCCAAGTCTTGCCAATATCCCGCGCATCCAAACAACGGGGATGAATAACCTGCAACCCCAACCGATCAGCATTGTCCTGCAATAAATCCATTTTATGAGCGTGCACATCGCAAGCCCAAATCGTTCCTTTATTTTGCATTCGCTCGGCTAAATGCGTCGTTTTCCCGCCTGGCGCAGCACAAGCGTCAATAACGGTCTCTCCCGGCTGCGGCGTCACTACATGCGCTACCAGCATAGAGCTTTCATCCTGCACCTGGTATAATCCTTCACGAAAGGAAGCCAAGGATGTTAGAGGCGGCGCCTCTAACAATAGCAGCCCTTCCGGCGCTAGCGCAGACGGTTCACAGCGCACCCCTTCCGCTGCCAAACGCGTTTGCAGCGCCTCGCGGCTGATGCGTTGCAGATTGGTTCGTACAGAAAGAGGCGGCGGCTGGTTATTAAAACGACAAAGCGCTTCCGTGGCTTCAAAGCCCAACTGCCCCAACCAGCGCTCCACTAGCCAGCGCGGATGCAGATGCCGCAATGACAGATATCCTGCCGCATCATCCGCCGCTTCGGGATACGCTATTTTTTCCGGCTGCCGCAGCAAAGACCGCAATACGCCATTGACAAAGCGGGCCACGCCAATATGGCCATTCCGTTTTGCCAGCTCTACCGCCTCATTACAGGCGGCCGAGGGAGGTATGCGGTCTAAAAATAACAGTTGGTATACGCTCATGCGTAAAATATCCCGGATAACCGGAGTTAGCTTGCTCAAAGGACGATTCAAAAAATGACTCAACGCCCAATCTAAGGTTCCCTGGGCTTTCAACGTTCCAT contains:
- the rsmB gene encoding 16S rRNA (cytosine(967)-C(5))-methyltransferase RsmB produces the protein MNARAVALKIIQDVTVRGAYANIALAKELAKQRELSGPDRRLVTELVYGTLKAQGTLDWALSHFLNRPLSKLTPVIRDILRMSVYQLLFLDRIPPSAACNEAVELAKRNGHIGVARFVNGVLRSLLRQPEKIAYPEAADDAAGYLSLRHLHPRWLVERWLGQLGFEATEALCRFNNQPPPLSVRTNLQRISREALQTRLAAEGVRCEPSALAPEGLLLLEAPPLTSLASFREGLYQVQDESSMLVAHVVTPQPGETVIDACAAPGGKTTHLAERMQNKGTIWACDVHAHKMDLLQDNADRLGLQVIHPRCLDARDIGKTWPAQADRLLVDAPCSGLGVLRRRADARWRKEIGQIKELTILQREILEGAAPALKVGGVLVYSTCTVEPAENRQMIEWFLAQHPEFELEDAGALLPVPRQGEKMVQFWPHIDGTDGFFLCRLRKVKDVAV
- the rlmN gene encoding 23S rRNA (adenine(2503)-C(2))-methyltransferase RlmN, which codes for MISFLGLSRQQAEAAAVSLGLKKYRGKQILEWIYNKGAASFAEMTNISQKEREFLQEQAQIGWPELVAQQADAAGETFKYLLGFADGIRVETVLMRHPYGYSLCVSSQAGCAMGCVFCASTLHGLERNLTAAEMLAQVLFAQRELNRMQAGRLHSFVIMGSGEPLHNYEEVLRFVQLCHDPEVLGLGYRHMALSTCGIVPAMERLRQEGLPLTLSVSLHAPNDELRSRIMPVNRTYSLQALLTAADAYAAATGRRVTYEYTLMEGWNDSQLQAEELAALLRGRLCHVNLIPVNAVAERGIARPSPQRVEAFAKVLQARGISVTVRRERGVDIQAACGQLRNRNRNESAKEEET